CCAGGCCCTTCTCCCCGGTGATCTGGTTGACCGTCCGGCCGGTCGCGGGATCCAGGCCGAGATACCCGAGCACCCCGTGCGCGAGCGGGGCGAGGCCGGTGTGCAGGGAGACCATGGCGGTCGCGGTGGTCGAGGGGGCGACGGTGCGGATCCGGGCGGTGTCCCCCTCGAGGCGGCGCAGGGTCGGGGTGAGGGAGCGGTGCTCGGCGAGCAGGTCCGCGCCCACACCGTCCAGCAGCACCACCACGTCGCGGCCGGGCTCGGGGACGGTGAGCAGCGGCGCGATCACGTCCAGCAGGGCGGGTCCCTCCCCCGCGGTGAACGGCGGGGGCAGCAGGTCCGCCGGCCACACGGGCATGGGCTCCACGGCGGCGCCGCTCAGGAGTCGAGGGCGTCGAGCGCGTCGAGCAGGCGGTCGTGGAAGGCGAGCGCCTGCGCCACCGCCTCGTCCCCGTCGGCGAGCGCGCTGACGCGCAGTGCGAGGTCCGACGGGGAGGTGGTGCCGGTGTAGCCGTGGTCGGCCTGGCAGGTGGGGTCCCCGCAGTCGGCGGGTTCGAGGTCCACGCGGCGGCTGCCGTCCCAGCTGATGCCGAGGGTGATCTCGGACTCCCGACCGGTGGCGCGCTGCCCGTCGGTGTCGAACACCTGCGACAGCCCGGTCGCGGTGATGCGGCGCAGGCCGAGCCGCTCGGTGGTGGAGACGACCTGGGAGGGGTTCAGCGCATCCGCCGGGTCGTCATCCAGGTGCGTGATCAGCAGGTGGCGGGCGGTGAGGACCACGACCGTGAGGTGGCGTCGCACCTCGGGCCCGTCGAAGGTCGTCTCGGCCCGCACCAGGTGGCCCAGCACCTCCGCGCCGCGCAGGGCGCGCGCGATGCTCGTCCCGGCGGCCTGGGGGAAGTAGCCGGCGGTCTCGAGGTCCTGCTGGAGGTCGGCGGGGAGGGCGAGCGTCATCGCACCAGTGTCCCACGCAGCGCGGGCGCTCATGCGCCGGGCGGCAGGGAGCTCACGCCCCCAGCGGCTCGGAGCTCACGCCCCCGGCGGCTCGGAGAGGGTGCGGCGGGCGCCGTCGGTGCGGTTCGGGGCGGCGGCCAGGCGCGCGGAGGCGCCGACGACGCTCACGCCGTCCTGCGCGACCAGCACCGGGTACAGCTCGAGGGAGGCGAGCTCGGGCAGGTCCTCGGCAAGCAGTCCCACCCGGACCACGAGGTCGGCGAGCGCATCGCGATCCGCGGGCGGCAGCCCGCGCGTGCCGCGCAGCTTGACGGCGGTGGCGGGAGCGTCGACGAGCCGGTGCGCGCCCTGCTCGCTGAACGGCGGGATCGCGTAGGCGATGTCGTCGAGCAGGTCGGTGGCGTCCCCGGCCACGGAGAGGGACACGACGGGGCCGAGCGAGGGGTCCTCGACGCTGCGCACCACCATCGGCACCCCGGCGGGGGCCATGGCCTGCACCTCGAGCGGGGCGGAGGAGAAGGCGAGGTCGCGGCGCATGGACTGCAGGGCGTGGCGCAGCTGCACCTCGTCGGGGATGTCCAGGCGCACCCCGCCGAGATCGGCGCGGTGGCGCAGCACCGGGTCGGTGCTCTTCAGCGCGACGGGGTAGCCGATCTCCGCGGCCGTGGCCAGGGTGTCGTCCTCGTCGGTGACGGTGCGGCTGGGCAGGGTCGCGATGCCGTAGGCGGCCAGCAGCGCGGCGGTGTCCTCGGGGCCGAGCACCAGCTCGCTGCCGAGGTCCTCAGGCACCAGCCGGTCCACGAGCTCGCGCGCGGCAGCGCGGTCGAGGTCGTCGCGGCGCGCGGGCTCCTCGTCCTCGGCCGACGGGCGGGTGGCAGCGGCGAGCATCCCGGCGCCGACTCGGACCACGGCGTAGGGGGTGGCATGCACGGGCGGGAGCGCATCGTCCACGCGGACCTGCTGCTGGACCTCGGCGAAGCGCTCCGCGGTGGTGACGACGCACACCAGCAGCACCACCTCGGAGTGGCGCGCGACGACCGCCATCTGGCGCAGCGTGTCGGTGGCCTCGGCGGTCTGCGGGTCGACGATGCCCGCGATCACCATGTCGACCTCGCCGAGGGCGGCCATGGAGGTGAAGGCGCGCTGGACGAGCCGCGGGTCCGGGGACAGCGGGACGGAGCGGTTGTCGGCCACGACCTGCAGTCCGGCGGCGTCGGCCGCACCGCGCAGGGAGGCACCGAGCGCGGCGGTGTTGGAGAGCAGCCCGACCCTCGGGCCGAGCGGGAGGCCCTGGCGGCCGATCGCGTCGACGACGTCCAGCAGGTGGTCGACCCCACGGGTCTGGACCACCCCGGCGGAGGCGAGGACCTGGTCCAGGGCGCGCCGGGGCAGGCTGGAGGTGCGCACGTCGTGGCCGGGCGGGAGGTTCGACTCGATGCCGGGCGGGCGCAGCACGATGAGCGGCGTGGAGCG
This genomic interval from Brachybacterium aquaticum contains the following:
- a CDS encoding bifunctional acetate--CoA ligase family protein/GNAT family N-acetyltransferase; the protein is MVDRRDGLRSLRRRARGGADTHPASPAYPAHWEADIALRDGSAAHLRPILPSDADALQEFHQRQSEQSRYLRFFAPMPRLSERDLTRFTHVDHVDRVAFVVLVGEDIVAVGRYDRVDPRSAEVAFNVADSRQGSGLGSVLLEHLAAAARERGIDVFTAEVLPQNTKMIKVFTEAGFDVDRTLDDGVVMVSFRIDPTARSLEVMAEREHRAEARAMERLLHPESVLLVGVSSRADSVGGRFLTALESSGYDGTVHLVAREAFELRGHRAWGRITDVPGTVDLAVIALRPEACLEAIEECARIGVKSVLIPTEGFSESEDGRKLQRELVARVRLHGMRLLGPGSLGFLRTGDDAISLSLAPHMPRPGRVALAGQSTALSAMLLAGTDSRGIGLHEFVGVGNRADVSLNDTLQHWEDDEEVGVIGLALESMGNPRKFTRIARRLTRSTPLIVLRPPGIESNLPPGHDVRTSSLPRRALDQVLASAGVVQTRGVDHLLDVVDAIGRQGLPLGPRVGLLSNTAALGASLRGAADAAGLQVVADNRSVPLSPDPRLVQRAFTSMAALGEVDMVIAGIVDPQTAEATDTLRQMAVVARHSEVVLLVCVVTTAERFAEVQQQVRVDDALPPVHATPYAVVRVGAGMLAAATRPSAEDEEPARRDDLDRAAARELVDRLVPEDLGSELVLGPEDTAALLAAYGIATLPSRTVTDEDDTLATAAEIGYPVALKSTDPVLRHRADLGGVRLDIPDEVQLRHALQSMRRDLAFSSAPLEVQAMAPAGVPMVVRSVEDPSLGPVVSLSVAGDATDLLDDIAYAIPPFSEQGAHRLVDAPATAVKLRGTRGLPPADRDALADLVVRVGLLAEDLPELASLELYPVLVAQDGVSVVGASARLAAAPNRTDGARRTLSEPPGA
- a CDS encoding DUF5998 family protein; protein product: MTLALPADLQQDLETAGYFPQAAGTSIARALRGAEVLGHLVRAETTFDGPEVRRHLTVVVLTARHLLITHLDDDPADALNPSQVVSTTERLGLRRITATGLSQVFDTDGQRATGRESEITLGISWDGSRRVDLEPADCGDPTCQADHGYTGTTSPSDLALRVSALADGDEAVAQALAFHDRLLDALDALDS